A single genomic interval of Candidatus Eisenbacteria bacterium harbors:
- a CDS encoding nickel-dependent hydrogenase large subunit, with amino-acid sequence MATRLTIDPVTRIEGHLRVDVVVDGGQVTDSRVSCTMWRGIETILRGRDPREAWVFAQRFCGVCTTVHAMASVRAVEDALEMPIPPNAQYIRNLILIAHALHDHIVHFYQLSALDWIDVTTIPKADPAKATALGESLSEWRGNSRPEMRKVQDKVKALLTSGQLGIFQNGYWGHPAMHLEPEANLLLLAHYLQALDFQREVNKVVAILGAKTPHIQNLAVGGVMNAINLDNDATINMDRLWAVKGHFDAVVDFIHQVYLPDACALAGLYPDWFRYGAGVRNYLAVPDLPADGASTTYDLPGGTIFDGDLHTVHPINSPRDAWWRDGVTEDLTHAWYEGGVQQPWKGETIPAYTEFQDDGKYSWVKAPRFQGRPMQVGPVANVLVGYAQAHPLTRKWTDLALARVSAAAGRPVTVDDLQSTMGRYLARAIRSAMLIELASRHWELLANGIGHGDVATYVPPTFPKGTVEGVGFHEAPRGTLSHWVVVENGILRNYQAVVPTTWNASPRDSYGVAGPYEASLLGNPVADTDKPLEVLRTVHSFDPCMACACHVLDTTGRTVATVKVL; translated from the coding sequence ATGGCAACCCGACTGACGATTGATCCGGTCACGCGCATCGAGGGCCACCTCCGCGTCGACGTCGTGGTCGACGGCGGGCAGGTCACGGACTCCCGCGTCTCGTGCACGATGTGGCGCGGCATCGAGACCATCCTCCGCGGCCGCGATCCGCGGGAGGCGTGGGTGTTCGCGCAGCGCTTCTGCGGCGTGTGCACGACGGTGCACGCGATGGCGTCCGTGCGGGCCGTCGAGGATGCGCTCGAGATGCCGATCCCGCCGAACGCGCAGTACATCCGCAACCTGATCCTGATCGCGCACGCGCTCCACGATCACATCGTGCACTTCTACCAGCTGTCGGCGCTGGACTGGATCGACGTCACGACGATTCCGAAGGCGGACCCGGCAAAGGCGACGGCGCTCGGCGAGAGCCTCTCCGAATGGCGCGGCAACTCGCGGCCCGAGATGCGGAAGGTCCAGGACAAGGTGAAGGCGCTGCTCACGAGCGGGCAGCTCGGCATCTTCCAGAACGGCTACTGGGGCCACCCTGCGATGCACCTCGAGCCCGAAGCGAACCTGCTGCTCCTCGCCCACTACCTCCAGGCGCTCGACTTCCAGCGCGAGGTGAACAAGGTGGTGGCGATTCTGGGCGCGAAGACGCCGCACATCCAGAACCTGGCCGTCGGCGGCGTGATGAACGCCATCAACCTCGACAACGACGCGACGATCAACATGGACCGCCTGTGGGCGGTGAAGGGGCACTTCGATGCCGTCGTCGACTTCATCCACCAGGTCTACCTGCCCGACGCATGCGCGCTCGCCGGCCTCTACCCGGACTGGTTCCGGTACGGCGCCGGCGTCCGGAACTACCTCGCCGTGCCCGATCTCCCGGCCGACGGCGCGTCGACGACGTACGACCTTCCCGGCGGCACCATCTTCGACGGCGACCTGCACACCGTCCATCCCATCAACAGTCCGCGCGACGCATGGTGGCGCGACGGCGTGACCGAGGACCTGACGCACGCCTGGTACGAGGGTGGCGTCCAGCAGCCCTGGAAGGGCGAGACGATCCCCGCGTACACCGAGTTCCAGGACGACGGGAAATACTCGTGGGTGAAGGCACCCCGCTTCCAGGGGCGCCCGATGCAGGTCGGGCCGGTCGCCAACGTCCTCGTCGGCTACGCGCAGGCGCACCCGCTCACACGGAAGTGGACGGATCTCGCGCTCGCGCGGGTCTCCGCCGCGGCCGGCCGGCCCGTGACCGTCGACGACCTGCAGTCGACGATGGGCCGCTACCTCGCGCGCGCGATCCGCTCGGCGATGCTCATCGAGCTCGCGAGCAGGCACTGGGAGCTGCTCGCCAACGGCATCGGGCACGGGGACGTGGCGACCTACGTGCCCCCCACGTTCCCGAAGGGCACGGTCGAGGGCGTCGGCTTCCACGAGGCGCCGCGCGGGACGCTCTCCCACTGGGTCGTGGTCGAGAACGGCATCCTCCGGAACTACCAGGCCGTCGTGCCGACGACGTGGAACGCGAGCCCGCGCGACTCGTACGGCGTCGCCGGCCCGTACGAGGCC